The Nocardioides pantholopis genome window below encodes:
- a CDS encoding TrmH family RNA methyltransferase has product MTTGNSRVKEARKLSRRSVRSERRLFLADGPKAVEGALSVEGCVLEVFATPAATDQYAGLARAGQAAGAPWTLVDDRALASLSDSVTPAGVVAVCRFLDRPLAHLLDRAPRLVALCADVRDPGNAGTVIRSADAAGADAVVIAGSSVDPYNPKTVRATVGSLFHLPVAVEADPAAAVRALQTAGLVVLAADGGGEVDLFEADQLLAGPTAWLLGNEAHGLPDDLAALADHRVRIPIHGSAESLNLSTAAALCLYASARAHRRS; this is encoded by the coding sequence CTGACCACGGGGAACAGCCGGGTCAAGGAAGCACGCAAGCTCAGCCGCCGCTCGGTTCGTTCCGAGCGGCGGCTGTTCCTTGCCGACGGCCCGAAGGCTGTCGAGGGCGCGCTCTCGGTCGAGGGCTGCGTGCTCGAGGTCTTCGCCACCCCCGCCGCCACCGACCAGTACGCCGGGCTCGCCCGGGCGGGTCAGGCCGCCGGCGCGCCCTGGACCCTGGTCGACGACCGGGCCCTGGCCTCGCTCAGCGACAGCGTCACGCCGGCCGGCGTGGTCGCGGTGTGCCGGTTCCTGGACCGGCCCCTGGCGCACCTGCTGGACCGCGCGCCACGACTGGTGGCGCTCTGCGCCGACGTCCGTGACCCCGGCAACGCCGGCACCGTGATCCGCAGCGCCGACGCCGCGGGCGCCGACGCGGTCGTGATCGCGGGCAGCTCGGTGGACCCCTACAACCCCAAGACCGTCCGGGCGACCGTCGGCAGCCTGTTCCACCTTCCCGTGGCGGTCGAGGCCGACCCGGCGGCCGCGGTCCGCGCCCTCCAGACCGCCGGCCTGGTGGTCCTCGCGGCGGACGGCGGGGGAGAGGTGGACCTCTTCGAGGCCGACCAGCTGCTCGCCGGGCCGACCGCGTGGCTGCTCGGCAACGAGGCGCACGGGCTGCCCGACGACCTGGCCGCGCTGGCCGACCACCGGGTGCGGATCCCGATCCACGGCAGCGCCGAGAGCCTGAACCTCTCCACCGCCGCCGCGCTGTGCCTCTACGCGAGCGCCCGCGCGCACCGGCGTTCCTAG
- a CDS encoding ABC transporter ATP-binding protein yields the protein MARLTTPTPAPTRTRAAGTGQHAEQPREHVARVVGHSRSFGSTQVLRSIDLDIAPGEFVALLGRSGCGKSTLLRSLARLDPAPAEEVQVHGRAAVAFQEPRLLPWRRVAENVALALLNSPERRQRHDLARQTLEEVGLGDKLDAWPRQLSGGQAQRVSLARALVSNPSLLLLDEPFSALDALTRIDMHQLVIDLWRRHSMAVLLVTHDVDEALALADRLIVMDEGHAAHSWRITLPRSDRAPSQPEIATARAEILRSLGVRPVAPNPNRTAHPTDDQGAA from the coding sequence ATGGCGCGCCTGACCACCCCCACCCCCGCACCCACCCGCACCCGCGCCGCCGGCACCGGCCAGCACGCCGAGCAGCCCCGGGAGCACGTCGCCCGGGTGGTCGGCCACAGCCGCTCCTTCGGGAGCACCCAGGTGCTGCGCTCGATCGACCTCGACATCGCGCCGGGTGAGTTCGTCGCCCTGCTCGGGCGCAGCGGCTGCGGCAAGTCCACGCTGCTGCGCAGCCTGGCCAGGCTCGACCCCGCGCCGGCCGAGGAGGTGCAGGTCCACGGGCGCGCCGCGGTCGCCTTCCAGGAGCCGCGGCTGCTGCCCTGGCGCAGGGTCGCGGAGAACGTCGCGCTCGCGCTGCTCAACAGCCCCGAGCGCCGCCAGCGCCACGACCTGGCCCGGCAGACGCTCGAGGAGGTCGGACTCGGCGACAAGCTCGACGCCTGGCCCCGCCAGCTCTCCGGCGGTCAGGCCCAGCGGGTCTCGCTCGCCCGGGCCCTGGTCAGCAACCCGTCCCTGCTGCTGCTCGACGAGCCGTTCAGCGCGCTCGACGCCCTGACCCGCATCGACATGCACCAGCTGGTCATCGACCTGTGGCGACGCCACTCCATGGCGGTGCTCCTGGTCACCCACGACGTCGACGAGGCGCTCGCGCTCGCCGACCGGCTCATCGTCATGGACGAGGGCCACGCCGCGCACAGCTGGCGGATCACCCTGCCCCGCTCGGACCGGGCCCCCTCGCAGCCGGAGATCGCGACCGCCCGGGCCGAGATCCTGCGCAGCCTCGGCGTCCGCCCGGTGGCCCCCAACCCGAACCGCACGGCTCATCCCACAGACGACCAAGGAGCAGCATGA
- a CDS encoding ABC transporter substrate-binding protein — protein MKPLRTARPHRSRLALGALGLVAALTLGACGGDATGNAGAVNEDGEVDLSKVTLIVGDQKASSAKALLTAAGLVETEYEIKWQEFTSGPPMLEALNADSIHVGLVGNTPPIFAAAAKGTFKIVAGASYTGQGDAILVPADSPLQSVADLKGKKVAVAEGSSANYHLLAQLEKAGVKYSDIEVQNLQPGDALAAFKSGHLDAWTVWDPYTSQAVVGEGARVLTNGEGVVNGLNFQVASQAALEDEATKAALSDYLTRITKAQLWSSEHRDEWATVWAKQTGLPKEVTLAAAANRPVTPVPIDQEVVDSEQQMADTFFANGLLPVEVDVADHFTDEFAEYTTGEAVQ, from the coding sequence ATGAAGCCCCTGCGCACCGCCCGCCCGCACCGATCCCGACTGGCCCTGGGGGCGCTCGGGCTCGTGGCCGCCCTGACCCTCGGCGCCTGCGGCGGCGACGCCACCGGCAACGCCGGCGCGGTGAACGAGGACGGCGAGGTGGACCTCTCGAAGGTCACCCTGATCGTCGGGGACCAGAAGGCCTCCAGCGCGAAGGCGCTGCTGACGGCCGCCGGGCTCGTGGAGACCGAGTACGAGATCAAGTGGCAGGAGTTCACCTCCGGCCCGCCGATGCTGGAGGCGCTCAACGCCGACTCCATCCACGTCGGCCTGGTCGGCAACACCCCGCCGATCTTCGCGGCCGCCGCGAAGGGCACCTTCAAGATCGTCGCCGGCGCCAGCTACACCGGTCAGGGCGACGCGATCCTGGTGCCCGCGGACTCCCCGCTGCAGTCGGTCGCGGACCTCAAGGGCAAGAAGGTGGCGGTGGCCGAGGGCAGCTCGGCGAACTACCACCTGCTGGCCCAGCTCGAGAAGGCCGGCGTGAAGTACTCCGACATCGAGGTCCAGAACCTCCAGCCCGGCGACGCGCTCGCGGCGTTCAAGTCCGGGCACCTCGACGCGTGGACGGTCTGGGACCCCTACACCTCCCAGGCCGTGGTCGGCGAGGGGGCGCGGGTGCTCACCAACGGCGAGGGCGTCGTCAACGGGCTGAACTTCCAGGTCGCCTCGCAGGCGGCGCTGGAGGACGAGGCCACCAAGGCGGCGCTGTCGGACTACCTCACCCGGATCACCAAGGCCCAGCTGTGGTCCTCCGAGCACCGCGACGAGTGGGCCACGGTGTGGGCCAAGCAGACCGGTCTCCCGAAGGAGGTCACGCTCGCGGCCGCCGCCAACCGGCCGGTGACCCCGGTGCCGATCGACCAGGAGGTCGTGGACTCCGAGCAGCAGATGGCCGACACGTTCTTCGCCAACGGGCTGCTGCCGGTGGAGGTCGACGTCGCGGACCACTTCACCGACGAGTTCGCCGAGTACACGACCGGCGAGGCCGTCCAGTGA
- a CDS encoding sensor histidine kinase, whose protein sequence is MPLTAQQLADALPDGVVLAGPDRTVTLISAGAAAMLGLDADDCLGRDLGEVLALQDNDGRTWCSVNRPYEGLATRTGVPEQSWLLPDGTEVLTVARVHRPALDQPVRSVAVTIRSGRGRARLDRERSDLVATVAHELRSPLTGVKGFVQALLNRWDKLNDEQKKLMLTTVSVDADRLSRLIAELLDVARIDTGRLQLYPRPSDVAVLTTRIVESVRAGTSRPVELVVATDLPQVEVDPDKFTQVVTNLVENGVRHGDGTVRVEVTPAHLETGLESDLETTGVRITVEDEGGGIPVELRKRVFTKFWKGGARGGSGLGLYIVHGLVRAHGGTVTIGDAPSGGARISVTWPAVGTQPG, encoded by the coding sequence GTGCCTCTCACTGCGCAGCAGCTGGCCGACGCGTTGCCCGACGGCGTCGTGCTCGCCGGACCGGACCGGACCGTCACGCTGATCTCGGCGGGGGCGGCCGCGATGCTCGGCCTCGACGCCGACGACTGCCTGGGCCGCGACCTGGGCGAGGTGCTCGCCCTCCAAGACAACGACGGGCGCACCTGGTGCTCGGTGAACCGGCCCTACGAGGGCCTGGCGACCCGTACCGGGGTGCCCGAGCAGTCCTGGCTGCTTCCCGACGGCACCGAGGTGCTGACCGTGGCCCGCGTGCACCGTCCGGCGCTCGACCAGCCGGTCCGGTCGGTCGCGGTGACGATCCGCTCCGGCCGGGGCCGGGCCCGCCTGGACCGGGAGCGCTCGGACCTGGTGGCCACGGTCGCGCACGAGCTGCGCTCGCCGCTGACCGGCGTCAAGGGGTTCGTGCAGGCGCTGCTCAACCGCTGGGACAAGCTCAACGACGAGCAGAAGAAGCTGATGCTCACCACGGTCAGCGTGGACGCCGACCGTCTCAGCCGGCTGATCGCCGAGCTGCTCGACGTGGCGCGCATCGACACCGGGCGGCTCCAGCTCTATCCCCGGCCCTCCGACGTGGCGGTGCTGACGACCCGGATCGTGGAGTCGGTGCGGGCCGGCACCTCGCGGCCCGTGGAGCTGGTGGTCGCGACCGACCTGCCGCAGGTCGAGGTGGATCCGGACAAGTTCACGCAGGTGGTCACGAACCTCGTCGAGAACGGCGTACGCCACGGCGATGGCACGGTGCGGGTGGAGGTCACCCCCGCCCACCTCGAGACCGGGCTGGAGTCCGACCTCGAGACCACGGGGGTCCGGATCACCGTCGAGGACGAGGGCGGCGGCATCCCGGTGGAGCTGCGCAAGCGGGTCTTCACGAAGTTCTGGAAGGGCGGGGCGCGCGGCGGCTCCGGTCTCGGGCTCTACATCGTGCACGGGCTGGTGCGCGCGCACGGCGGCACCGTCACGATCGGCGACGCCCCGAGCGGCGGGGCGCGGATCAGCGTGACCTGGCCGGCGGTCGGCACCCAGCCCGGCTGA
- a CDS encoding uridine kinase family protein → MATASPSDAAAPDVAAAVLGLARSRPATLGGSRLVCVDGPSGSGKTTLAARIAGRAGADAVVVHTDDLLDGWDDLPGLPARLAILLEPLASGRASAYRRYDWHAGAYAEEVPVPPTPLLVVEGVGAGARLLDPWRTVLVWVGAREEVRVARGVARDGAAVEPHLRRWRRAEADHFAHEATAARADLRLDTSGT, encoded by the coding sequence GTGGCCACGGCCTCGCCTTCTGACGCTGCGGCGCCGGACGTCGCGGCCGCCGTGCTCGGCCTGGCCCGCTCCCGCCCTGCGACCCTCGGCGGGTCCCGGCTGGTCTGCGTCGACGGGCCGTCCGGATCCGGGAAGACGACGCTGGCCGCCCGGATCGCCGGCCGGGCCGGCGCGGACGCCGTGGTCGTGCACACCGACGACCTGCTCGACGGCTGGGACGACCTCCCCGGGCTCCCGGCCCGACTGGCGATCCTGCTCGAGCCGCTGGCCAGCGGCCGCGCCTCGGCGTACCGCCGCTACGACTGGCACGCCGGCGCGTACGCCGAGGAGGTGCCGGTGCCGCCGACGCCGTTGCTGGTCGTCGAGGGGGTCGGGGCGGGGGCTCGGCTGCTGGACCCGTGGCGCACCGTCCTGGTCTGGGTCGGCGCCCGCGAGGAGGTCCGGGTGGCCAGGGGCGTGGCCCGCGACGGCGCGGCCGTCGAGCCCCACCTGCGCCGGTGGCGGCGCGCGGAGGCCGACCACTTCGCCCACGAGGCCACCGCCGCCCGCGCGGACCTGCGGCTGGACACCTCCGGCACCTGA
- the rplT gene encoding 50S ribosomal protein L20, whose protein sequence is MARVKRAVNAQKKRRTTLERAAGYRGQRSRLYRKAKEQVTHSLVYSYNDRRKNKGNFRRLWIQRINAAARAQGMTYNRFIQGLNLAGVEVDRKILAELAVNDIAAFNALVETAKAALPDDVNAPKAEASA, encoded by the coding sequence GTGGCACGCGTCAAGCGGGCAGTCAACGCCCAGAAGAAGCGCCGTACGACCCTCGAGCGCGCCGCCGGCTACCGCGGCCAGCGCTCGCGGCTGTACCGCAAGGCCAAGGAGCAGGTCACCCACTCGCTGGTCTACAGCTACAACGACCGGCGCAAGAACAAGGGCAACTTCCGGCGCCTGTGGATCCAGCGCATCAACGCCGCCGCGCGTGCGCAGGGCATGACCTACAACCGCTTCATCCAGGGGCTCAACCTGGCCGGCGTCGAGGTCGACCGCAAGATCCTGGCCGAGCTGGCCGTCAACGACATCGCCGCGTTCAACGCGCTCGTCGAGACCGCCAAGGCCGCGCTGCCGGACGACGTCAACGCGCCCAAGGCCGAGGCCTCGGCCTGA
- a CDS encoding amino acid deaminase/aldolase: protein MARADGAVARNRLWWRLTRAVEAHGAPLATPLVVVDLDAFDANAADLARRAGGTPIRVASKSLRVPALISRALRHDGFAGVLAFTLAEALWLEENGISDDVVVAYPSVDRGALARLVASPTAAARVTLMVDEVEHLDVVDAVRSSSAVQVRVALDVDAGLRVAGRLIGPRRSPVHDLDAVLDLARAVMERPGFRLVGVMTYEGQVAGVPDDVPGQRARSLAVRTIKSLSLTQLAERRARIAAGLAELTELEFWNAGGSGSVAGSAADPAVTEVAAGSGLLVPTLFDHYRSFAPRPAAFYGLPVVRRPAPDAVTVHGGGLVASGPVGSDRAPTPWAPAGLRLTALEGAGEVQTPLVGPAAGLLSVGDLVWFRHAKSGELFEHTNTAHLLRGAELVDQVPTYRGHGLAF from the coding sequence ATGGCGCGCGCCGACGGAGCCGTCGCGCGCAACCGGCTCTGGTGGCGGCTGACCCGCGCCGTCGAGGCGCACGGGGCTCCGCTGGCCACCCCGTTGGTGGTCGTCGACCTCGACGCCTTCGACGCCAACGCGGCCGACCTGGCCCGGCGCGCGGGGGGCACGCCGATCCGGGTCGCGTCGAAGTCGCTGCGGGTCCCGGCCCTGATCTCCCGGGCCCTGCGACACGACGGGTTCGCCGGCGTGCTGGCCTTCACCCTGGCCGAGGCACTGTGGCTGGAGGAGAACGGCATCAGCGACGACGTCGTGGTCGCCTATCCGAGCGTCGACCGCGGTGCGCTCGCTCGCCTCGTGGCCTCCCCCACGGCCGCCGCTCGGGTCACGCTGATGGTCGACGAGGTCGAGCACCTCGACGTGGTGGACGCCGTGCGCTCCTCCAGCGCGGTCCAGGTGCGGGTGGCCCTCGACGTCGACGCCGGGCTGCGGGTCGCGGGGCGCCTGATCGGCCCGCGCCGCTCCCCGGTCCACGACCTCGACGCCGTCCTCGACCTGGCCCGGGCCGTCATGGAGCGGCCCGGCTTCCGCCTGGTCGGCGTGATGACCTACGAGGGGCAGGTCGCCGGGGTCCCGGACGACGTCCCCGGGCAGCGGGCCCGGTCGCTGGCCGTGCGCACCATCAAGTCGCTCTCGCTGACCCAGCTCGCCGAGCGGCGGGCGCGGATCGCGGCGGGCCTCGCGGAGCTGACCGAGCTGGAGTTCTGGAACGCCGGCGGCTCCGGGTCCGTCGCCGGGTCCGCCGCCGACCCCGCCGTCACCGAGGTCGCGGCCGGCTCCGGGCTGCTGGTGCCGACGCTCTTCGACCACTACCGATCCTTCGCGCCCCGCCCGGCCGCCTTCTACGGGCTGCCGGTCGTCCGGCGGCCAGCCCCCGATGCGGTCACCGTGCACGGCGGCGGGCTGGTCGCCTCCGGCCCGGTCGGCAGCGACCGGGCCCCCACCCCGTGGGCGCCGGCCGGGCTGCGGCTCACCGCCCTGGAGGGGGCCGGCGAGGTGCAGACGCCGCTGGTGGGGCCGGCCGCGGGCCTGCTCTCCGTCGGCGACCTGGTCTGGTTCCGGCACGCCAAGTCCGGGGAGCTGTTCGAGCACACCAACACCGCCCACCTGCTGCGCGGCGCCGAGCTCGTCGACCAGGTGCCGACCTACCGTGGCCACGGCCTCGCCTTCTGA
- a CDS encoding LLM class flavin-dependent oxidoreductase, which yields MSPDAIPGRGVTLHWFLPTSGDSRGLVGAGQGVPHEVRSGLHETLRDGFRAPTIDYLAEVARTAEQAGFTGVLTPTGTFCEDAWLATAALVRETSRLKFLVAFRPGVINPVLAAQMAAAYQRISGGRLMLNVVTGGEPTEQARFGDTVDKAQRYARTAEFLEVVRGTWSAAPFDFEGDHYSAQGALVAGGIDAPPVYFGGSSGPAGPVAARYADVYLTWGEPPEQVSEKIAWIRELAAAEGRTVRFGMRVHTLSRDTSEAAWAHAQWLLDGLYPDTVARAQAAMQASESTGQRRMSALRDQRSSYASAHDLEVHPGLWAGVGLVRGGAGTAFVGSHDEVAGLVAEYHALGIDEFILSGYPHVEEAWWFAEGVMPRLRARGLLAPLPDPRENPGTEPAPRRVAVSV from the coding sequence GTGAGCCCCGACGCCATCCCCGGGCGCGGCGTCACGCTGCACTGGTTCCTGCCGACCTCGGGCGACAGCCGGGGCCTGGTGGGCGCCGGGCAGGGCGTCCCGCACGAGGTCCGCTCGGGCCTGCACGAGACGCTGCGCGACGGGTTCCGCGCGCCCACCATCGACTATCTCGCCGAGGTGGCGCGGACCGCCGAGCAGGCCGGGTTCACCGGCGTGCTCACGCCGACCGGCACGTTCTGCGAGGACGCGTGGCTCGCGACCGCGGCCCTGGTCCGGGAGACCTCCCGGCTGAAGTTCCTGGTCGCGTTCCGCCCCGGGGTGATCAATCCCGTCCTCGCCGCGCAGATGGCGGCGGCCTACCAGCGGATCTCCGGGGGCCGGCTGATGCTCAACGTCGTGACCGGCGGCGAGCCGACCGAGCAGGCCCGGTTCGGGGACACCGTGGACAAGGCGCAGCGCTACGCGCGGACCGCGGAGTTCCTGGAGGTGGTCCGCGGCACGTGGTCGGCCGCACCGTTCGACTTCGAGGGTGACCACTACTCGGCGCAGGGGGCGCTGGTCGCCGGCGGCATCGACGCGCCGCCGGTGTACTTCGGCGGCTCCTCGGGGCCGGCCGGCCCGGTCGCGGCCCGGTACGCCGACGTGTACCTCACCTGGGGCGAGCCGCCGGAGCAGGTGAGCGAGAAGATCGCCTGGATCCGGGAGCTGGCGGCGGCCGAGGGCCGCACCGTGCGCTTCGGCATGCGGGTGCACACGCTGTCGAGGGACACCTCCGAGGCCGCGTGGGCGCACGCCCAGTGGCTGCTCGACGGCCTCTACCCGGACACCGTCGCCCGGGCGCAGGCGGCGATGCAGGCCTCGGAGTCGACCGGCCAGCGTCGGATGTCGGCGCTGCGCGACCAGCGCTCGTCGTACGCCTCGGCGCACGACCTGGAGGTCCACCCGGGCCTGTGGGCCGGGGTCGGACTGGTCCGGGGCGGGGCCGGCACCGCGTTCGTCGGCAGCCACGACGAGGTGGCGGGGCTGGTCGCGGAGTACCACGCCCTGGGGATCGACGAGTTCATCCTCTCGGGCTACCCCCACGTCGAGGAGGCGTGGTGGTTCGCCGAGGGCGTGATGCCGCGGCTGCGCGCCCGGGGGCTGCTGGCCCCCCTGCCGGACCCGCGTGAGAACCCCGGGACGGAGCCGGCCCCGCGCCGGGTCGCGGTGAGCGTCTGA
- a CDS encoding cellulose synthase, with amino-acid sequence MDDVTWGALTLTLTLFAGLWAWVSFRRRGLAAGLRGVAIALLPLAAYLTDTLRMFTRIADAIGDWAVRLVFSPVVWTGIVLAGVAVVLFLLAGVLDRRGSAPRERTRPAAPGRKERAVGGATAAPQAGAAGDPEMDEIEALLRRRGIS; translated from the coding sequence GTGGACGACGTCACGTGGGGCGCACTGACGCTCACGCTCACCCTGTTCGCCGGCCTGTGGGCCTGGGTGTCCTTCCGCCGCCGCGGCCTCGCCGCCGGGCTGCGCGGCGTCGCGATCGCGCTGCTCCCGCTCGCGGCGTACCTGACCGACACCCTGCGCATGTTCACCCGGATCGCGGACGCGATCGGCGACTGGGCGGTGCGGCTGGTCTTCAGCCCCGTGGTGTGGACCGGCATCGTGCTGGCCGGGGTCGCGGTCGTGCTGTTCCTGCTCGCCGGGGTCCTGGACCGCCGCGGCTCCGCGCCCCGCGAGCGCACCCGCCCCGCGGCGCCGGGCCGCAAGGAGCGCGCCGTCGGCGGCGCGACCGCGGCCCCGCAGGCCGGTGCCGCCGGCGATCCCGAGATGGACGAGATCGAGGCGCTGCTGCGCCGACGCGGCATCTCCTGA
- a CDS encoding SseB family protein, whose product MDHLDQGPRQLLGPAFPDDTGETPAEVAAALAAYAGGAGDRAGVLAALGDTRVLVPVVAVLGEAEIGPDGLAREKSSDMAAVLLTGADGRLALLAFTGTASLAAWNPEARPVPVTTRTAAQSAIQEGAAALVVDVAGPVPFVVEGEDLRAVALGWQLGRMGGEAVWIAPDSRPDGILG is encoded by the coding sequence ATGGATCATCTGGACCAGGGACCGCGCCAGCTCCTGGGACCCGCCTTCCCCGACGACACCGGCGAGACGCCCGCCGAGGTGGCGGCCGCGCTCGCGGCGTACGCCGGGGGCGCCGGCGACCGGGCCGGCGTGCTCGCCGCGCTGGGCGACACGCGGGTACTGGTCCCGGTCGTGGCCGTCCTCGGCGAGGCGGAGATCGGCCCCGACGGCCTCGCCCGGGAGAAGTCCAGCGACATGGCGGCCGTGCTGCTCACCGGCGCCGACGGTCGGCTCGCGCTGCTGGCGTTCACCGGCACCGCCTCGCTGGCCGCCTGGAACCCCGAGGCCCGGCCGGTGCCGGTGACCACCCGGACGGCCGCCCAGTCGGCGATCCAGGAGGGGGCCGCGGCCCTCGTCGTCGACGTGGCCGGCCCGGTGCCGTTCGTGGTCGAGGGCGAGGACCTCCGGGCGGTCGCGCTCGGCTGGCAGCTGGGTCGGATGGGCGGCGAGGCCGTCTGGATCGCACCGGATTCGCGCCCGGACGGAATCCTCGGCTAA
- the rpmI gene encoding 50S ribosomal protein L35 gives MPKNKSHSGASKRFRVTGSGKILREKAGKRHNLEKKPSKVTRRMTGTVELAKADVPRAKKMLGL, from the coding sequence ATGCCGAAGAACAAGAGCCACTCCGGTGCCAGCAAGCGCTTCCGCGTCACCGGTTCGGGCAAGATCCTGCGCGAGAAGGCAGGCAAGCGCCACAACCTCGAGAAGAAGCCCTCGAAGGTCACCCGGCGCATGACCGGCACCGTCGAGCTGGCCAAGGCCGACGTCCCGCGCGCGAAGAAGATGCTGGGTCTCTGA
- a CDS encoding ABC transporter permease: protein MTATTLTGSPVPTRAPRARAGAVNRLTWLRRWISPVLVITLWQLLSSAGVIDERSIAAPLDIARTAGDLVADGVLQSATLTSLQRVGIGFGLGAVLGLGLAVLAGLSRFGEDAIDPPMQMLRTLPHFGLIPLFIIWFGIGETPKIALITMGVVFPLYLNTLGGIRNIDRKTIEAADAMGLTWPQRVRHVILPGALPQTLTGLRQSLGIAWLSLIVAETISASEGLGYLINNAREFQQTDVIVVGLVVYSILGLATDAIVRLLERRALTWRA, encoded by the coding sequence ATGACAGCGACCACCCTGACGGGCTCCCCCGTCCCCACCCGCGCGCCCCGGGCCCGCGCCGGCGCGGTGAACCGCCTGACGTGGCTGAGGCGGTGGATCTCCCCCGTCCTGGTCATCACGCTGTGGCAGCTGCTCAGCAGCGCGGGCGTCATCGACGAGCGCTCCATCGCCGCGCCGCTGGACATCGCCCGCACCGCCGGCGACCTGGTCGCCGACGGCGTCCTGCAGTCCGCCACGCTGACCTCGCTCCAGCGGGTCGGCATCGGCTTCGGCCTCGGCGCGGTCCTCGGACTGGGCCTGGCGGTCCTGGCCGGCCTGTCCCGCTTCGGCGAGGACGCGATCGACCCGCCGATGCAGATGCTGCGCACGCTGCCGCACTTCGGCCTGATCCCGCTGTTCATCATCTGGTTCGGGATCGGCGAGACGCCCAAGATCGCGCTGATCACGATGGGCGTCGTCTTCCCGCTCTACCTCAACACCCTGGGCGGCATCCGCAACATCGACCGCAAGACCATCGAGGCCGCGGACGCCATGGGGCTGACCTGGCCGCAGCGGGTGCGCCACGTGATCCTCCCGGGCGCGCTGCCGCAGACCCTGACCGGACTGCGCCAGAGCCTCGGCATCGCCTGGCTCTCGCTGATCGTCGCGGAGACGATCAGCGCCAGCGAGGGCCTCGGCTACCTGATCAACAACGCCCGCGAGTTCCAGCAGACCGACGTCATCGTCGTCGGCCTCGTCGTCTACAGCATCCTCGGGCTGGCGACCGACGCGATCGTGCGACTCCTCGAGAGGAGGGCGCTGACATGGCGCGCCTGA
- the infC gene encoding translation initiation factor IF-3, translated as MTGFRLRQRELFVISGTRPNAARHPATCPPGGHISTELRINDRIRVSEVRLVGPSGETVGIVPTADALRLAQEADLDLVEIAPMARPPVCKLMDYGKFKYENAQKAREARRNQTNVIIKEMKLRPKIDAHDYETKKGHVVRFLKAGDKVKITIMFRGREQHRPELGFRLLQRLAEDVAELGFVESSPKQDGRNMIMVLGPHKKKADAKVEAQAAKEAKATERAAVQAEEQAERDAAHAAGPVAQKKERGRSENLDPEIEA; from the coding sequence GTGACTGGCTTCCGCTTGCGACAGCGGGAGCTTTTCGTCATTTCGGGCACTCGCCCGAACGCGGCGCGACACCCGGCCACATGCCCACCAGGAGGACACATCAGCACCGAGCTTCGTATCAACGACCGGATCCGGGTTTCCGAGGTCCGCCTCGTTGGACCCAGTGGAGAGACCGTCGGCATCGTTCCCACCGCCGACGCGCTGCGCCTTGCGCAGGAAGCCGACCTCGACCTCGTCGAGATCGCCCCCATGGCCCGCCCGCCGGTCTGCAAGCTCATGGACTACGGGAAGTTCAAGTACGAGAACGCCCAGAAGGCTCGTGAGGCGCGGCGCAACCAGACGAACGTGATCATCAAGGAGATGAAGCTTCGTCCCAAGATTGACGCGCACGACTACGAGACCAAGAAGGGTCACGTGGTGCGGTTCCTCAAGGCCGGCGACAAGGTCAAGATCACGATCATGTTCCGCGGCCGCGAGCAGCACCGCCCCGAGCTGGGCTTCCGGCTGCTCCAGCGCCTCGCCGAGGACGTCGCCGAGCTCGGCTTCGTGGAGTCCTCGCCCAAGCAGGACGGGCGCAACATGATTATGGTGCTCGGCCCGCACAAGAAGAAGGCCGACGCCAAGGTCGAGGCTCAGGCCGCCAAGGAGGCCAAGGCCACCGAGCGCGCCGCGGTCCAGGCCGAGGAGCAGGCCGAGCGCGACGCCGCCCACGCAGCGGGACCGGTCGCCCAGAAGAAGGAGCGTGGCCGCTCCGAGAACCTCGACCCCGAGATCGAGGCCTGA